The following is a genomic window from Mycolicibacterium sp. TY81.
GACGGGCCTTGAGCAGCCACGTCCCGCCCGTCGGCCGGGGTCGTGTCGCCGCCTGGGCGCTGTGGGACTCCGGTGCCACGGGCGTGAACGCGATCGTGACGACCTTCGGTTTCAACATCTATCTCATCTCCGAGGTCGGCAAAGGCCTGCCCGGCCCGACGACGCCGGAGAGCTGGCTGGGGCGCGCGGTGCTGGTGGCGGGCATCGCGGTGGCGTTGTTGGCCCCGGTGACGGGCGTGATGGTCGACGCCGCGTACCGGCGACGGCGGGCGCTCGCGGCGCTCACGGGCGCCGTGGTGGTGCTGACGGCATCGATGACGTTCATCAGGCCGGACTACCACTATCTGTGGATCGGCCTGGCGTTGTTGGCCTGCACCGCGGCGTGCATGGATCTGGCGACCGTCCCGTACAACGCGATGCTGCGCCAGTTGTCGACGCCGCTGACGTCGGGTCGCGTCTCCGGATTCGGCTTGGCGGCAGGGTTTTTCGGCAGCGTCGTGCTGCTGCTTCTGGTCTTCGTGGGGCTCAAGTCCGGTAGTGGCGACACCTTGGGCCTACTCGGTGTGCCGAACTCGGACGGCAAACCGGACCGGTACGCGGTCCTGGTGGCCGCGGCGTGGTTCGTCATCTTCGCGCTGCCGTTGCTGCTGACGGTGAAGTCGCCGCCGCACGACGGCACCCCGGCCGTCGGATTCTTCGGCGCCTACCGCAGGTTGTGGACGGAGGTCGTCGGCGAGTGGCGACGCGACCGCAACGTCGTCTACTACCTGCTCTCCAGCGCCGTCTTCCGCGACGGCCTGACGGGTATCTCGATCTTCGGTCCGGTGGTCGGGGTCAGCGTCTACGGGCTGGCGCCGACGAGCGTGCCG
Proteins encoded in this region:
- a CDS encoding MFS transporter, encoding MSEACRANRRALSSHVPPVGRGRVAAWALWDSGATGVNAIVTTFGFNIYLISEVGKGLPGPTTPESWLGRAVLVAGIAVALLAPVTGVMVDAAYRRRRALAALTGAVVVLTASMTFIRPDYHYLWIGLALLACTAACMDLATVPYNAMLRQLSTPLTSGRVSGFGLAAGFFGSVVLLLLVFVGLKSGSGDTLGLLGVPNSDGKPDRYAVLVAAAWFVIFALPLLLTVKSPPHDGTPAVGFFGAYRRLWTEVVGEWRRDRNVVYYLLSSAVFRDGLTGISIFGPVVGVSVYGLAPTSVPLFGAGAFTIAALGAALGGMLDDRIGSKRVIVGSLTAMVAVGITLMFLSRPLAFWICGLTLCLFVGPTQSASRNLMLRISADGKEGVAFGLYTTTGRAAHVLSPWLFSMFIDIFATTRAGLGGLCTVLGIGLVGMLLVKVPARR